A single window of Vibrio alfacsensis DNA harbors:
- the fliJ gene encoding flagellar export protein FliJ has product MENAMDFLLEQAKEREDQAVLALNKARTELDDYYRQVEQIEKYRLDYCQQLVDRGKGGLTASQYGHLNRFLTQLDETLSKQKQAENHFKYQVENCQDYWLNMRKERMSYEWMIEKRAKEKQALEAKREQKQMDEFSTLLYSRKPRPF; this is encoded by the coding sequence CCTGCTCGAGCAGGCGAAAGAACGAGAAGACCAAGCCGTATTAGCCCTCAATAAAGCGCGAACAGAGCTGGATGATTACTATCGTCAAGTTGAACAAATTGAAAAGTACCGATTGGATTATTGCCAACAGTTAGTCGATCGCGGAAAGGGAGGTTTAACGGCTAGCCAGTATGGCCATTTAAATCGTTTCTTGACTCAATTAGATGAAACTTTATCTAAGCAAAAACAAGCAGAAAACCACTTCAAATACCAAGTTGAAAACTGCCAAGATTACTGGCTGAACATGCGTAAAGAACGCATGTCGTATGAGTGGATGATCGAAAAACGAGCCAAAGAAAAACAAGCATTAGAAGCCAAACGAGAACAAAAGCAAATGGATGAGTTCTCTACCTTGCTCTATAGCCGTAAACCAAGGCCATTTTAA